In Desulfosediminicola ganghwensis, a single window of DNA contains:
- a CDS encoding AMP-binding protein: MKIHQSYVHGASHTPLLGETLGENFDNTVRKFPDNEALVVRHQQIRWTYSELQEKVNKFTAGLLALGLKPGDRIGIWSPNNSEWVISQLATAKIGLILVNINPAYRLAELEYALNAVEARALIYANSFRTSNYCAMLHEIAPEIDDCRPGALMTHRLPHLKILIQIGGQPQRGVFDFLEIPWLADNNSAAKVKQVQQSLQFDSPINIQFTSGTTGSPKGATLSHFNILNNAYFIGEAMKLTEKDRLCIPVPLYHCFGMVLGNLACITHGSTMVFPAEGFEPLAVLETISEERCTALHGVPTMFIAELDHPRFHEFKLDSLRTGIMAGAPCPTEIMKRVISKMHMSEITIAYGMTETSPVSFQSGTNEPLEKRVKTVGRVHPHVEAKIIDQSGRTVPPGTKGELLTRGYIVMQGYWNDEERTRKAIDNAGWMHTGDLAILDEEGYCSIVGRLTDMVIRGGENIYPREIEELLYSYHKIKDVQVFGVPDSKFGEELCAWIILHEDETADEEEIHEFCKDKISHFKIPRYIRFVDEYPMTVTGKIQKFIMRKEMVAELQNTTT; this comes from the coding sequence ATGAAAATCCACCAGTCCTATGTTCACGGTGCCAGCCATACGCCTCTTCTTGGTGAAACCTTGGGAGAAAATTTTGATAACACAGTCAGGAAGTTCCCCGATAATGAAGCACTGGTAGTGCGTCATCAGCAAATACGCTGGACCTATAGTGAGCTCCAGGAAAAAGTGAACAAATTTACGGCCGGATTGCTGGCTCTTGGACTTAAGCCGGGCGACAGGATTGGTATATGGTCACCGAACAATAGCGAGTGGGTGATAAGTCAGCTTGCCACTGCTAAAATCGGTCTGATTCTGGTGAATATAAATCCGGCTTATCGACTGGCAGAGCTAGAATACGCCTTGAATGCGGTGGAGGCCAGGGCGCTTATCTATGCCAATTCATTTCGCACCAGCAATTACTGCGCAATGCTCCACGAAATAGCACCGGAAATTGATGATTGCAGGCCCGGAGCCTTGATGACGCACCGGTTACCGCACCTGAAAATCCTGATCCAGATCGGGGGGCAGCCCCAGAGAGGAGTTTTTGATTTTTTAGAAATCCCCTGGCTGGCCGACAACAATTCAGCTGCCAAAGTCAAACAGGTACAACAAAGCCTGCAGTTTGATTCACCAATCAACATCCAGTTTACCAGCGGCACCACCGGCTCGCCCAAAGGGGCAACCCTCTCACATTTCAACATCCTAAACAACGCCTACTTCATTGGTGAGGCTATGAAACTCACCGAGAAAGACCGCCTCTGCATCCCCGTGCCGCTCTATCACTGTTTCGGCATGGTTCTCGGCAATCTCGCCTGCATAACGCACGGTTCAACAATGGTATTTCCTGCAGAAGGTTTTGAGCCACTGGCGGTGCTAGAGACGATCTCCGAAGAGCGATGCACTGCTCTTCATGGCGTGCCTACGATGTTCATCGCCGAACTTGATCATCCACGTTTTCACGAGTTCAAACTCGACAGTCTCCGCACCGGCATCATGGCAGGTGCTCCCTGCCCGACTGAAATAATGAAACGGGTGATCTCAAAGATGCACATGTCTGAAATAACAATTGCCTACGGTATGACAGAGACAAGCCCGGTAAGCTTTCAGAGCGGCACCAACGAACCTCTAGAGAAAAGAGTGAAAACAGTGGGGCGTGTTCACCCCCATGTGGAGGCAAAGATTATAGACCAGTCAGGAAGAACTGTGCCTCCAGGTACCAAAGGTGAGTTACTGACACGCGGCTATATTGTGATGCAGGGATACTGGAACGATGAAGAGCGAACCAGAAAAGCTATAGACAACGCAGGCTGGATGCACACCGGGGATTTGGCCATACTCGATGAAGAAGGATATTGCTCGATTGTCGGCAGGTTAACGGATATGGTCATTCGAGGAGGTGAAAACATCTATCCCAGAGAAATAGAAGAACTCCTGTACAGTTACCATAAAATCAAAGACGTTCAAGTGTTTGGAGTACCGGACAGCAAATTCGGAGAAGAACTGTGTGCCTGGATTATCCTGCATGAAGATGAAACTGCCGATGAAGAGGAGATACATGAATTCTGCAAGGACAAGATCTCACATTTCAAAATCCCACGCTATATCCGTTTTGTTGATGAATACCCCATGACCGTGACAGGCAAGATTCAAAAATTCATCATGCGCAAAGAAATGGTTGCCGAACTGCAAAACACCACAACCTGA
- a CDS encoding response regulator, with protein MAEMRVLIIDDEEVIREGVQRALSNRGYVIAKAENGEAGIEMIRDQGFDIVLLDLMMPGIDGFGVLEWVKEHQPQIEVIVITGFATVSKAVSAMKQGAFDFVGKPFTPDYIRIVVSRAADKIKLERETHRLREEHTLNIATIQNEQSRLKTVFGCMAEAVVITDNTGVVVHHNPAAIKILEIQTDPVIGKDIAQSILDTNAVEMVHQAMAKQVVVTREFQPGTISRKYLRAHCAPVTSESGRVIGSVTAFEDISTHKEIDRMKSDFVAMVAHELKSPLASVEQMIYALQVGCKYESGQACSTMHKRITVRTRDLLRMIDNLLNLSKMENGTVEFNLEPVRGHEVLDHILDVVREQAENKEITIAYMPSDEDWWFNVDYDHIRTAFMNIISNALKYTPQGGRVEIATTVIGGFANLSVQDSGIGISDEDLPHIFDRFFRVKGKATRHITGSGLGLSLVKEVVEAHQGYIDVHSELGEGTCFTLSFPITEPVKATPEHVAAEAQPG; from the coding sequence ATGGCAGAGATGCGTGTTCTGATAATTGATGATGAAGAAGTGATCCGTGAAGGTGTGCAGCGGGCACTCTCGAACCGGGGGTATGTAATCGCCAAGGCTGAGAATGGCGAGGCTGGTATTGAGATGATCCGTGATCAGGGTTTTGATATCGTGCTGCTCGATCTGATGATGCCCGGTATCGACGGTTTTGGTGTGCTTGAATGGGTGAAAGAACATCAGCCGCAGATAGAAGTTATCGTCATCACCGGCTTTGCCACCGTCTCCAAGGCGGTGTCAGCCATGAAACAGGGGGCCTTTGATTTTGTCGGTAAGCCCTTCACACCAGACTATATTCGCATAGTGGTGAGTCGTGCCGCAGATAAAATCAAACTCGAACGGGAAACCCATCGCCTTCGTGAAGAACATACACTGAACATCGCGACCATTCAGAACGAACAGAGCAGATTGAAGACAGTCTTTGGCTGCATGGCCGAGGCTGTGGTCATTACCGATAACACTGGTGTGGTTGTCCATCACAACCCCGCCGCCATAAAGATTCTCGAAATCCAGACCGACCCGGTAATCGGTAAGGATATCGCCCAGTCCATCCTCGATACAAATGCCGTGGAAATGGTTCACCAGGCAATGGCCAAACAGGTGGTAGTGACCAGGGAGTTTCAGCCCGGCACAATTTCCCGAAAATACCTCAGGGCCCATTGCGCTCCCGTAACCTCTGAGAGCGGCAGAGTCATCGGCTCAGTCACCGCTTTTGAGGATATTTCCACTCATAAGGAAATAGACCGCATGAAGTCCGACTTCGTGGCCATGGTTGCCCACGAGCTGAAATCGCCTCTCGCCTCGGTGGAGCAGATGATTTACGCATTGCAGGTCGGCTGCAAATATGAATCAGGCCAGGCCTGTTCGACCATGCATAAACGAATAACCGTGCGCACCCGGGATCTGCTGCGGATGATCGACAACCTGCTGAATTTGTCAAAAATGGAAAACGGCACCGTAGAGTTCAACCTTGAACCTGTCCGCGGCCATGAAGTGCTCGACCACATTCTCGATGTGGTTCGGGAGCAGGCGGAAAACAAGGAAATAACCATCGCCTACATGCCCAGCGATGAAGACTGGTGGTTCAATGTCGATTATGACCATATCCGCACCGCTTTTATGAATATCATCTCCAACGCCCTGAAATACACACCCCAAGGTGGCCGGGTAGAGATCGCCACCACGGTGATTGGCGGTTTTGCCAACTTATCTGTTCAGGATTCGGGAATCGGGATCAGCGACGAAGACCTGCCCCATATATTTGACAGGTTTTTCAGAGTGAAAGGCAAAGCCACCAGGCACATCACCGGCTCTGGTCTGGGGTTATCCCTGGTAAAAGAGGTTGTCGAAGCACACCAGGGTTATATTGATGTCCACTCAGAACTTGGTGAAGGAACCTGCTTTACCCTGAGTTTTCCGATAACGGAGCCAGTCAAGGCCACGCCGGAGCATGTTGCTGCCGAGGCACAACCAGGTTAG
- a CDS encoding DUF2062 domain-containing protein, producing the protein MEQKDKKRIIIPFRPVFRWLVRLRRSPKAIAGGFALGTFVAFTPTVGIQMVIVIFLATLLNCNRPASILAIWISNPATMAPLYTFNYMVGKLFFAGPPVKEVYRSFTGIAAQLLDIGSLDIVEQWRLIRQLSGDIIVPLMVGSVIAGLVAAFFAYVLSLAICRWLVMKRANRMVLRNK; encoded by the coding sequence TTGGAGCAAAAGGATAAGAAGCGGATTATTATTCCTTTCAGACCGGTTTTCCGCTGGCTGGTCAGGCTGAGACGCTCTCCAAAGGCTATTGCCGGAGGTTTCGCATTAGGGACATTCGTTGCGTTTACCCCTACAGTAGGCATTCAGATGGTAATTGTGATTTTTCTTGCCACCTTGCTGAACTGCAATCGGCCAGCCTCTATATTGGCAATCTGGATTTCCAATCCGGCGACCATGGCCCCCTTGTACACCTTCAATTACATGGTGGGAAAACTTTTTTTCGCCGGGCCTCCAGTGAAGGAAGTGTACCGCTCTTTTACCGGCATTGCTGCGCAGTTACTCGATATCGGCTCCCTTGATATCGTGGAGCAGTGGCGGCTGATTCGCCAACTTTCGGGGGATATAATTGTACCATTGATGGTAGGCAGCGTGATTGCGGGGCTTGTAGCGGCGTTTTTTGCCTATGTGCTCTCGTTGGCTATTTGTCGCTGGCTGGTGATGAAAAGAGCCAATCGAATGGTGTTGAGGAATAAGTGA
- a CDS encoding MarC family protein, protein MEVSFSILSTATLLFFVIDPFGNVPVMLSVLKSVPKQRVRRVIAREMLYGLVILLGFLFSGNQFLKIFHLQTEAVTIAGGVIFLIIGIKMIFPPASGTNIYGTNGDPFVVPIAIPMIAGPSALATLLVLTKSSNAHILEIFLALLLAWGVSAVVLLFAPLLLRVLKEKGLEALERLMGMLLLMLSVQMFIDGISGLQL, encoded by the coding sequence ATGGAAGTGAGCTTTTCAATTCTCTCAACTGCAACCCTGCTTTTTTTTGTTATAGATCCGTTCGGCAATGTACCGGTAATGCTCTCTGTGTTGAAATCTGTACCAAAGCAGAGAGTTCGCAGAGTGATTGCTCGTGAGATGCTTTATGGGCTTGTCATCCTGCTGGGTTTTCTCTTCTCAGGGAATCAGTTTCTCAAGATATTTCATCTGCAGACTGAGGCGGTGACCATTGCAGGTGGCGTAATTTTTCTTATTATTGGCATTAAAATGATTTTTCCACCGGCTTCGGGTACCAATATTTACGGCACCAATGGAGACCCGTTTGTGGTACCGATCGCGATTCCGATGATTGCAGGGCCGTCAGCTCTGGCCACACTTCTGGTGTTGACCAAGTCCAGCAATGCTCATATTCTTGAAATTTTCCTGGCGCTCCTGCTTGCCTGGGGCGTATCCGCTGTGGTGTTGCTCTTTGCACCTTTGTTGCTCAGGGTTCTAAAAGAGAAAGGTTTGGAGGCGTTGGAGAGGCTTATGGGAATGTTGCTGCTCATGCTTTCTGTTCAGATGTTTATTGATGGAATTAGCGGACTGCAGCTGTAA
- the nfi gene encoding deoxyribonuclease V (cleaves DNA at apurinic or apyrimidinic sites), with amino-acid sequence MKYSNIWCGRVEMLTALFFEQLIMKKTPWHFDSTAISPKEAVRLQRELQQQVIVQDQFDTIELVAGVDVGFDKASNRGRAAVAVLRYDDLTLVESAVAESELTFPYVPGLLSFRELPVVLKALEHLSVWPDIFLCDGQGIAHPRRFGIACHLGCITGIPALGVGKSRLCGSHEEVGEEKGSLVELRDGDEVIGAVVRTRRGVKPIYVSPGHKISLETAIKVVLKCVTKYKLPETTRSAHALSLFNTRSRTQGQHQQGDGFYL; translated from the coding sequence ATGAAATATTCAAATATCTGGTGCGGTCGGGTAGAAATGCTGACTGCACTTTTTTTTGAGCAATTGATCATGAAAAAGACGCCATGGCATTTTGATTCAACCGCTATTTCCCCTAAAGAAGCAGTACGTCTCCAGCGTGAACTGCAACAGCAGGTCATTGTTCAGGATCAGTTTGATACAATCGAGTTGGTGGCCGGTGTAGATGTAGGATTTGATAAGGCCAGCAATCGTGGGCGGGCTGCTGTTGCGGTGTTGCGCTACGATGATCTGACCTTGGTGGAGAGTGCTGTGGCTGAAAGCGAGCTTACCTTTCCCTATGTCCCTGGTCTGCTCTCGTTTCGTGAATTACCTGTTGTTTTGAAAGCGCTTGAACATCTTTCCGTGTGGCCCGATATCTTCTTATGTGACGGCCAGGGGATAGCGCACCCACGGCGATTTGGTATAGCCTGTCACCTGGGCTGTATCACGGGTATTCCTGCATTGGGGGTTGGTAAAAGCCGTCTTTGCGGCAGTCATGAAGAGGTTGGTGAAGAGAAGGGGAGTCTGGTCGAGCTTAGAGACGGCGATGAAGTCATTGGTGCGGTGGTCCGAACCAGGAGGGGAGTGAAACCGATTTACGTCAGCCCTGGACATAAAATTTCTCTTGAAACAGCAATAAAGGTCGTGTTGAAATGCGTAACCAAGTATAAGTTGCCTGAGACCACACGATCTGCTCATGCTCTTTCTCTATTTAATACGAGAAGCCGGACTCAGGGCCAGCATCAACAGGGTGATGGTTTCTACTTGTAA
- a CDS encoding NUDIX hydrolase — translation MKKSEQELEIENGWEIHPDRTVLETPVVTVKAGPVVCKRSGKKKDLYLFDFPDWVNVVALTPEKEILLIRQYRYGSKRMELEIPGGMMEPDEHPIEAGCRELLEETGFAGRNPQLIGRVCPNPAIQRNYCHTILVEDAVRVSEPSFDDMEDIECMLESEQQILERIKSGSIDHGLVLNALMFYLSRSS, via the coding sequence ATGAAGAAGTCTGAGCAGGAGCTGGAAATTGAAAACGGCTGGGAAATCCATCCGGATCGTACAGTGTTGGAAACACCGGTTGTAACGGTAAAGGCGGGGCCGGTTGTTTGTAAAAGAAGCGGCAAAAAGAAAGATCTCTACCTGTTTGATTTTCCCGATTGGGTAAATGTAGTTGCGCTTACACCTGAAAAAGAAATCCTTCTGATTCGCCAATACCGTTACGGCTCCAAGCGTATGGAGCTTGAAATCCCGGGCGGAATGATGGAACCGGATGAGCATCCAATAGAAGCTGGATGCCGGGAGTTGCTTGAAGAAACAGGCTTTGCAGGCAGAAATCCCCAACTCATAGGCCGGGTCTGTCCTAACCCGGCTATTCAGCGCAATTACTGTCACACCATACTGGTTGAGGATGCCGTGCGTGTATCGGAGCCAAGTTTTGATGATATGGAAGATATTGAATGTATGTTGGAATCGGAGCAGCAGATTCTGGAGCGCATCAAAAGCGGGTCCATAGACCACGGGCTGGTGCTGAATGCTCTGATGTTTTATTTATCCAGAAGTAGCTGA
- a CDS encoding cupin domain-containing protein, protein MNEWVEKNGYATCLQAADKTLRQEGTEVSLIRFRSGKLEHYHKYTTEFFHFTSGEGRALLDGREISIFPGTSVVVKPYQNHTFMNNSTSEFLEAVMVKTNIRPDDSYFTE, encoded by the coding sequence ATGAACGAGTGGGTAGAAAAAAATGGTTATGCCACTTGTTTGCAGGCGGCTGACAAAACCTTGAGGCAAGAAGGGACAGAGGTGTCTCTTATCCGATTCCGTAGCGGTAAGTTAGAGCATTATCATAAGTACACCACAGAGTTTTTTCATTTTACTTCCGGAGAGGGCAGGGCGCTGCTTGATGGTCGGGAGATCAGTATTTTCCCTGGCACGTCCGTTGTCGTCAAACCATACCAGAATCATACCTTTATGAATAATTCCACCAGTGAATTTCTGGAAGCAGTGATGGTGAAAACCAATATACGTCCTGATGATAGCTACTTTACCGAATGA